Proteins co-encoded in one Bacillus carboniphilus genomic window:
- a CDS encoding DUF3267 domain-containing protein yields MHCWKSIHVFKHDGFYRMLFFSFLTMLFSFILLYSVTHVLVDGARPNEQYFSLFLLSLFILYPVHKLLHLLSFKLSGVKCRLVMKSKGKIKCQLSDPVAKVSYIGALLFPFVFITLAGFILIICFPAYFHYIVLFLALHTGLCVEDFIYLKNIMNTPKSCFIEETKDGIEILILK; encoded by the coding sequence ATGCATTGCTGGAAATCCATCCATGTATTTAAACATGACGGATTCTATCGAATGTTATTTTTTTCGTTTTTAACGATGCTATTTTCATTTATATTGTTATATTCTGTTACGCATGTACTCGTTGATGGTGCACGTCCAAATGAACAGTATTTTTCTTTATTTTTGCTATCATTATTTATACTATATCCGGTTCATAAACTTTTACACCTGCTTTCCTTCAAGTTGAGCGGTGTAAAATGTAGACTCGTAATGAAAAGTAAAGGAAAGATAAAATGTCAACTAAGTGATCCTGTTGCTAAAGTTTCCTATATAGGAGCGCTTCTGTTTCCATTTGTTTTTATCACATTAGCAGGATTCATATTGATCATTTGTTTTCCAGCCTATTTTCATTACATCGTGTTATTTTTAGCTTTACACACTGGTCTTTGTGTAGAAGATTTTATCTATCTGAAAAATATAATGAACACTCCCAAATCTTGTTTTATTGAAGAAACAAAA
- a CDS encoding HTH-type transcriptional regulator Hpr, which translates to MTESFKSKKEAMMFSQRIAQLSKALWKSVEKDWQQWIKPYDLNINEHHILWITYHLGGASISDVAKFGVMHVSTAFNFSKKLEERGLLTFSKRENDKRNTYVQITDKGEEILLQLMDEYEPDENSVYSGALPLRNLYGKFPEVVEVMAIVRNIYGEDFMDIFEKSFHNLQHDFEEVDGKIQKKSIEESPTA; encoded by the coding sequence ATGACGGAATCCTTTAAGTCAAAAAAAGAAGCCATGATGTTTAGTCAACGTATTGCTCAGCTGAGTAAAGCTCTTTGGAAATCAGTAGAAAAAGACTGGCAACAATGGATTAAACCGTACGATCTTAATATAAACGAACACCATATTTTATGGATTACCTACCACTTAGGTGGGGCCTCCATTTCTGATGTGGCAAAGTTTGGTGTCATGCATGTATCAACAGCTTTTAATTTTTCGAAAAAATTAGAAGAGCGTGGATTATTGACCTTTTCAAAAAGGGAAAATGATAAGAGAAATACGTATGTCCAAATAACTGATAAAGGTGAGGAGATTCTCCTACAGTTGATGGATGAATACGAACCAGACGAAAACTCCGTTTATTCTGGGGCTCTTCCATTACGCAATTTATATGGGAAGTTTCCTGAAGTTGTTGAGGTTATGGCCATCGTTCGAAATATTTATGGCGAGGATTTTATGGATATCTTTGAAAAATCTTTTCATAATCTACAGCATGACTTTGAAGAAGTAGATGGAAAAATCCAGAAAAAAAGTATTGAAGAAAGTCCAACAGCGTAG
- a CDS encoding YtxH domain-containing protein: MKIRSLITGVLVGGLIGSATVLFTTPTSGREVRTSLKNGTKEWGSLVKDVQNKASNVKTDVLKLVSEGKKAAGIVQNQMKPSIQQWKNSLDPQMEEFRKEMEEIQKQFQHLEQSIYQK, encoded by the coding sequence ATGAAAATTAGATCTTTGATAACCGGTGTATTAGTTGGAGGATTGATTGGTAGTGCGACAGTTCTGTTCACTACTCCAACGTCTGGACGAGAGGTGAGAACTTCTCTAAAAAATGGAACTAAAGAATGGGGATCATTAGTAAAAGATGTTCAAAATAAAGCATCTAATGTAAAGACTGATGTATTAAAATTAGTTTCTGAAGGAAAAAAGGCAGCTGGAATTGTTCAGAATCAAATGAAGCCTTCCATTCAACAGTGGAAAAATTCCCTAGACCCCCAAATGGAAGAATTCAGAAAAGAAATGGAAGAGATTCAAAAGCAATTTCAACATCTCGAACAATCTATTTATCAGAAATAG
- a CDS encoding tryptophan transporter produces the protein MKTKELVLLALLIAMGTVLHLVIPGIGGGMKPDMLLVMMFLGIILFPKAKYVLLVGIASGIMSALTTNMPGGQLPNIIDKFLTAFIFFGLFMAIKKLSTSIVPVAVLTAVGTFVSGMIFLGTALFIVELPNTFLALTVGIVLPTVALNTIVMVIIYPIAMKLTQRLQVKTNHVNI, from the coding sequence ATGAAGACAAAAGAATTAGTTTTACTTGCACTTTTAATTGCAATGGGGACAGTACTACACCTTGTTATCCCTGGAATCGGTGGGGGCATGAAACCAGATATGCTTTTGGTTATGATGTTTTTAGGAATCATTTTATTTCCAAAAGCAAAATACGTTCTATTAGTGGGTATCGCTTCAGGAATCATGTCAGCTTTAACAACCAATATGCCAGGTGGTCAGCTTCCTAATATCATTGATAAATTTCTAACTGCGTTTATCTTCTTTGGATTATTTATGGCTATTAAAAAATTGAGTACATCCATAGTACCAGTAGCAGTTTTAACGGCAGTCGGAACCTTTGTATCAGGTATGATTTTCTTAGGAACAGCGTTGTTTATTGTTGAGTTACCAAATACATTCCTTGCTCTAACAGTAGGAATTGTTTTACCGACAGTCGCTCTTAATACCATCGTAATGGTCATTATTTACCCAATTGCAATGAAGTTAACGCAAAGACTTCAAGTTAAAACAAATCATGTTAATATCTAA
- a CDS encoding HIT family protein has protein sequence MDDCIFCKIIKGEIPAAKVYENEHVLAFLDISQVTKGHTLVIPKVHKENIYELTPEISKQIFEVVPEIAKAVKEAYEPVGLNLLNNNGEEAGQSVFHYHMHIIPRYGKGDGFGAVWKSHQSEYTGEKLQTIASEINQKIQL, from the coding sequence ATGGATGATTGCATTTTTTGTAAGATCATAAAGGGAGAAATTCCTGCTGCAAAGGTATATGAAAACGAGCATGTGCTTGCTTTCTTGGACATTAGCCAAGTTACAAAAGGACATACTCTGGTAATCCCGAAAGTACATAAAGAAAACATTTACGAACTGACTCCAGAGATTTCTAAGCAAATTTTTGAAGTTGTACCTGAGATTGCAAAGGCTGTAAAAGAAGCTTATGAACCAGTGGGACTTAACCTTCTTAATAACAACGGTGAAGAAGCTGGTCAATCTGTATTCCATTACCATATGCACATCATTCCTCGCTACGGTAAAGGAGACGGATTTGGCGCTGTTTGGAAATCTCATCAAAGTGAATACACTGGAGAAAAGCTCCAAACCATTGCTAGTGAAATCAATCAAAAGATTCAATTGTAA
- a CDS encoding ABC transporter ATP-binding protein: MSLLNVKNITGGYSRKPVIHDIDFEVNEGELVALIGLNGAGKSTTIKHIIGLLEQQKGTITLGGTTVYEDPEVFRQKLSYIPETPVLYEELTLEEHFALTAMMYNIDEKEAEKRKEALLKEFRMEKRLQWFPAHFSKGMKQKVIIMCAFLVEPKLYIIDEPFVGLDPIAIQSLLNLLTKEKQKGAGILMSTHILATAERYCDRFIIIHNGKIIAKGTLEELRKLTGMPNATLDDMYLFLTKGHDEDE; encoded by the coding sequence ATGTCTTTATTAAACGTGAAAAATATTACGGGCGGTTATTCAAGAAAGCCTGTCATTCATGATATTGATTTTGAAGTAAATGAAGGAGAGCTTGTGGCTCTTATTGGATTGAATGGAGCAGGAAAAAGCACAACCATCAAACATATTATTGGACTGCTTGAACAGCAGAAAGGGACGATTACGTTAGGTGGGACAACCGTGTATGAAGACCCAGAAGTTTTTAGACAAAAGCTAAGCTACATACCTGAAACTCCTGTCTTATATGAAGAACTAACGCTAGAAGAACATTTTGCTTTGACTGCAATGATGTATAACATTGATGAAAAAGAGGCTGAAAAAAGAAAAGAAGCTCTTCTGAAGGAATTTAGAATGGAAAAAAGGCTTCAATGGTTCCCTGCTCATTTCTCAAAAGGGATGAAGCAGAAGGTAATTATTATGTGTGCTTTCTTAGTAGAGCCCAAGCTATACATTATAGATGAGCCTTTTGTAGGGTTAGATCCCATTGCTATCCAGTCCTTACTGAATTTATTGACGAAGGAAAAGCAAAAGGGTGCAGGTATTTTAATGTCTACACATATATTGGCGACAGCTGAAAGATATTGTGATCGTTTCATTATTATTCACAATGGAAAAATTATTGCAAAAGGAACCTTAGAGGAATTAAGGAAACTTACTGGGATGCCAAACGCTACCTTAGATGATATGTACTTATTTTTAACTAAGGGGCATGATGAAGATGAATAG
- a CDS encoding ABC transporter permease, which translates to MNSRKLWSNRIQEQWKDYQKYLRYMFNDHLLIVVIFVIAGGALQYQAWLQTLEPTFPAAMVLSILLALLITRSRTATFLQEADQAFLLPAEVHFRPYFWKSGVYSFLMQLAPLLIVLLVLYGIYDRVEGTQTFLSIFVFIALLKALNIWVRWMVFKERGIGRTYSPFVRYLLNASALYFFLQAEWVFLLIVLGIFLALTIILWSNTKNKLIKWDDLIAEDVQRRYEFYRFANMFTDVPKLKSRVKRRRPLDFLLPGKKGKETAYVYLFARTYIRYGDYFGLTFRLTVIGFVISFMLESVWFMLLATLITIYLTGFQLIPLFKQNAFSLWVRLYPFQAKARIQSFTKFLAGVLAIQLVILSSIFLFHQEWLFFIIAILTGYLFIFFFMKMYIEKRIQKETNMQ; encoded by the coding sequence ATGAATAGCCGAAAGCTTTGGAGTAATCGAATACAAGAACAGTGGAAGGATTATCAAAAGTATCTCCGTTATATGTTTAATGACCATCTTTTGATCGTTGTTATCTTTGTTATAGCAGGTGGTGCACTTCAGTACCAAGCATGGCTTCAAACATTAGAGCCAACATTCCCAGCTGCGATGGTTCTTTCCATATTACTTGCGTTATTGATTACAAGAAGCCGAACAGCCACTTTTTTGCAAGAAGCAGACCAGGCCTTTTTACTTCCGGCAGAGGTCCACTTCCGTCCCTATTTTTGGAAATCAGGTGTTTATAGCTTTCTAATGCAGTTAGCACCGCTACTAATTGTTCTTTTAGTTTTATATGGTATTTATGACCGTGTAGAAGGGACACAAACCTTTCTTTCTATTTTTGTTTTTATTGCTCTTTTAAAAGCATTAAATATCTGGGTGCGATGGATGGTTTTCAAGGAAAGAGGGATCGGTAGAACCTACAGCCCGTTTGTCCGCTACCTCCTAAATGCATCAGCTTTGTATTTCTTTTTGCAAGCTGAATGGGTGTTTCTGTTAATCGTGTTAGGAATTTTCTTAGCACTAACGATAATTTTGTGGAGTAATACCAAAAACAAGTTGATTAAATGGGATGATCTAATAGCAGAAGATGTCCAACGTAGATATGAATTTTATCGTTTCGCAAACATGTTTACCGATGTACCTAAATTAAAGAGTCGAGTGAAAAGAAGAAGACCGCTTGATTTCCTTTTGCCAGGCAAGAAGGGGAAAGAAACAGCTTATGTATATCTTTTTGCACGGACTTACATAAGATATGGTGACTACTTTGGTTTAACCTTCCGTCTAACCGTCATTGGATTTGTGATTTCATTTATGCTTGAATCCGTTTGGTTTATGTTATTAGCCACTTTAATCACGATTTATTTAACTGGTTTTCAGCTTATTCCGTTATTCAAACAAAATGCCTTTTCACTTTGGGTACGATTATATCCATTTCAAGCAAAAGCAAGAATCCAATCGTTTACAAAATTTTTGGCGGGTGTGTTAGCGATCCAGCTTGTCATTTTATCCAGTATCTTTTTATTTCATCAAGAATGGCTCTTCTTTATAATCGCCATTTTGACGGGATACTTGTTCATTTTCTTCTTTATGAAAATGTATATTGAAAAAAGAATTCAAAAGGAAACGAACATGCAGTAA
- a CDS encoding EcsC family protein, producing MNSYDEIAKSDLEFWKVKQFRKSSSLNRMAKNLQLKANKWIPKKVHQVITESIKGMVKTALVGSDIKRMDPISKMDLQDREKLAIEKLNIYKKTAAVEGAGTGAGGIMLGLADFPLLLSIKLRYLFDISSIYGFDPKEYENRIYILYVLLLAYSSDEKRKETLAVLENWNAEKEELVELDWQTFQQEYRDYLDVKKMLQMVPGIGAVVGLYVNYQLLDHLGETAKYAFRMRYFTEE from the coding sequence ATAAATAGCTATGACGAAATAGCAAAAAGTGACCTAGAGTTTTGGAAGGTCAAACAGTTTAGGAAATCAAGTTCGCTCAATCGAATGGCTAAAAATCTACAATTAAAGGCAAATAAATGGATCCCAAAAAAAGTACATCAAGTCATAACAGAGAGTATTAAAGGAATGGTTAAAACCGCTTTAGTTGGTTCAGATATAAAGAGAATGGACCCCATATCAAAGATGGACCTACAGGATCGGGAGAAATTAGCCATAGAAAAATTGAATATCTATAAGAAAACAGCGGCAGTAGAGGGAGCGGGGACTGGAGCTGGCGGAATCATGTTAGGACTAGCTGATTTCCCTTTACTCCTATCGATAAAACTCCGATATTTATTTGATATTTCAAGTATTTATGGATTTGATCCAAAGGAGTATGAGAATCGGATCTACATTCTTTATGTTCTATTATTGGCATACTCAAGTGATGAAAAGAGAAAAGAGACGTTAGCTGTACTAGAAAATTGGAACGCAGAAAAAGAAGAGTTAGTCGAACTTGATTGGCAAACCTTTCAGCAAGAGTATCGCGATTATTTAGATGTCAAAAAGATGTTGCAGATGGTTCCAGGAATCGGGGCAGTGGTCGGTCTTTATGTGAATTATCAGCTTTTAGATCATTTAGGGGAGACCGCGAAGTATGCTTTTCGAATGAGGTATTTTACAGAAGAATAA
- a CDS encoding GNAT family N-acetyltransferase yields MTTTEMIELNQENLNQSGCYCLRSQPNSTGYTNKNAWLRDRFNEGLKYIKVMDNEKLAGFIEYTPIEYSSRVVCGDNYLVIHCLWVHITGKGHASTLIRKCIQDAKEKNKDGVIVITNPNTSWTPSKDIFIKNDFLEVDHAPYGFELLVHKFGDAPDPYFPNDWEERLARFSGLTILRTPQCPFVEVATDNVMKAADKLEIKAEIIDIKNREELMRLSPTPYGIYGVIYKNQLLSFHRLTAHSAMKRLREL; encoded by the coding sequence GTGACGACAACCGAAATGATTGAGTTAAATCAAGAGAATTTAAATCAAAGTGGATGTTACTGTCTTCGTAGTCAGCCTAATTCAACAGGTTATACAAATAAAAATGCCTGGCTTAGGGATAGGTTTAATGAAGGGTTAAAATACATAAAAGTGATGGACAACGAAAAATTAGCTGGTTTCATTGAATACACACCTATCGAATATTCTTCAAGGGTGGTGTGTGGTGATAACTATTTAGTCATTCATTGCTTATGGGTTCACATCACAGGAAAAGGGCATGCCTCTACATTGATTCGTAAATGTATTCAGGATGCCAAAGAAAAAAATAAAGATGGAGTCATAGTTATTACAAACCCAAACACATCATGGACACCTAGTAAGGACATTTTTATTAAAAACGATTTTCTCGAAGTCGATCATGCACCGTATGGATTTGAATTGCTTGTCCATAAATTCGGTGATGCACCAGACCCCTATTTTCCGAATGATTGGGAGGAACGTCTTGCACGCTTCAGTGGTTTAACAATCCTCCGTACACCACAGTGTCCTTTCGTAGAAGTAGCAACTGATAACGTTATGAAGGCCGCGGATAAATTAGAAATAAAAGCAGAAATCATTGATATTAAGAATAGAGAAGAATTGATGAGACTTTCTCCTACTCCTTATGGAATCTATGGAGTGATCTATAAAAATCAATTACTATCCTTTCATAGACTAACTGCTCATTCTGCTATGAAGAGATTAAGAGAGTTATAG